The SAR202 cluster bacterium genome includes a region encoding these proteins:
- a CDS encoding DUF2283 domain-containing protein — MLITYDRETDVLYIELRQATPTDSKDIEEGVTALLDDKGHIVGLELLDASERLGKEQLHSVTLKDLAWEPALLGS; from the coding sequence ATGCTGATAACCTATGACCGAGAGACTGATGTGCTTTATATAGAGTTGCGACAGGCTACTCCCACCGATTCTAAGGATATAGAGGAGGGAGTTACTGCTTTGTTGGACGACAAAGGGCACATTGTTGGCCTTGAGCTTCTCGATGCCAGTGAGCGTTTAGGCAAGGAACAACTACACTCCGTGACGCTAAAAGACCTTGCATGGGAACCTGCTCTTCTGGGAAGTTAA
- a CDS encoding TPM domain-containing protein — MRWRLPVLLPLLLALLAIGSAQALEFPKPVGFVNDFASIIEDSVESDLESALRQFEQETTVELAVVTVPDLGGTTVEDYAVRLFQEWRIGKQSHDNGILFLVDREEGWLRIEVGYGMEPYLTDGQAGRILDSEVVPDYQAGHYSSAIFKGAQAITKAVIDNGYQPGAVRPPKVDPLHRHSDYSWLFLPLAIGSIYLISYMARTKEVVLGALWGTAVGVLVGWVAGTVLWSVIIGPLMGVFGLFMDVFLSRAYKHQRKSGKSTAWRNSWGGFSGGWGGRGGGGGFGGFGGGRSGGGGASRRAQ; from the coding sequence GTGCGTTGGCGTCTCCCTGTTCTTCTGCCTTTACTTCTAGCTTTGCTCGCCATCGGGTCCGCCCAAGCCCTGGAGTTCCCGAAACCCGTAGGCTTCGTCAACGACTTCGCGTCCATCATTGAAGACAGTGTGGAGTCAGACCTGGAAAGCGCGCTGCGCCAGTTCGAGCAAGAGACCACCGTTGAGCTTGCCGTCGTTACTGTCCCGGATCTGGGCGGGACCACCGTGGAAGACTACGCCGTCCGTCTCTTCCAGGAGTGGCGAATTGGCAAGCAGAGCCATGATAATGGCATCCTCTTTCTCGTCGACCGGGAAGAAGGCTGGCTGCGCATAGAGGTCGGCTACGGCATGGAACCGTACCTCACCGACGGCCAGGCTGGTCGCATCCTGGACAGCGAAGTTGTTCCTGATTACCAGGCCGGTCATTACTCCTCCGCCATTTTCAAAGGGGCCCAGGCCATCACCAAAGCTGTCATCGACAACGGCTACCAGCCCGGCGCCGTCCGCCCCCCTAAGGTAGACCCTCTCCACCGCCACAGCGACTACTCATGGCTCTTCCTTCCCCTCGCCATTGGCAGCATCTACTTAATTTCCTACATGGCCCGCACCAAAGAAGTGGTCTTGGGCGCTCTATGGGGCACTGCGGTAGGCGTTCTGGTGGGCTGGGTCGCCGGCACAGTGCTGTGGAGCGTCATCATTGGCCCGCTGATGGGAGTTTTTGGCCTGTTCATGGATGTCTTCCTCTCCCGCGCTTACAAACACCAGCGCAAGAGCGGCAAGAGCACCGCCTGGCGTAACTCCTGGGGCGGCTTCTCCGGTGGCTGGGGAGGCAGGGGTGGGGGAGGCGGGTTCGGCGGCTTTGGAGGAGGCAGATCGGGAGGAGGGGGCGCCTCCCGCCGCGCTCAGTAG
- a CDS encoding LemA family protein codes for MNQRTGLFILLGVVGFFVIFALVIGLYVRSTYNGLVEKDQSVEGQWSNVEAQLQRRFDLIPNLVASVQAIFEQEREVFGRLADARARYSGAATVDDRAEAAGQLESALSRLLVIVENYPELRSQANVTQLMDELAGTENRIGVERSRYNESVRTYNNAVKRFPSNIIAGMFGYDEREFFQPTPGSTEPPQVQF; via the coding sequence ATGAACCAGCGCACCGGCCTCTTTATCCTTCTCGGCGTCGTCGGCTTCTTTGTCATCTTCGCGCTGGTCATAGGGCTGTATGTGCGCTCCACCTACAATGGCTTGGTGGAAAAGGACCAGTCTGTGGAGGGCCAGTGGTCTAACGTGGAGGCCCAGCTTCAGCGGCGCTTCGACCTCATCCCCAACCTGGTCGCATCCGTTCAAGCCATCTTTGAGCAGGAGCGGGAGGTCTTCGGGCGCTTGGCCGACGCCCGCGCCCGCTATTCCGGCGCTGCCACCGTGGACGACCGCGCCGAGGCCGCCGGCCAATTGGAAAGCGCTCTGTCCCGTCTCCTGGTCATCGTCGAGAACTACCCCGAGCTTCGCTCCCAGGCCAACGTCACCCAGCTTATGGACGAGCTGGCCGGCACCGAAAACCGCATCGGCGTGGAACGCTCTCGCTACAACGAGAGCGTCCGCACCTATAACAACGCCGTCAAGCGTTTCCCCAGCAACATCATCGCCGGCATGTTCGGCTATGACGAGCGTGAGTTCTTCCAACCAACTCCAGGCTCTACTGAGCCTCCCCAAGTGCAGTTCTAG
- a CDS encoding RraA family protein, giving the protein MITVNPRNDTLSKGLIEAYKKIAPASLGHALDSGMDSAIRAIWKPVKLVGPALTVQAYPQVDSAVAKALDIARPGDVLVMNRGGDTRIANWGEFAAIGAMEAGVIGLVSDGAVTDQTALAALKFPTFARGTSAVTIKRHGVDEGAVNVPVHVGGVVVSPGDLVIADDDGVVVASSKDAARLLKFCQEMEKREVWMRQELPKGRKLTDLRKEWPLPKP; this is encoded by the coding sequence TCCAAAGGTCTCATCGAGGCCTATAAGAAGATAGCCCCCGCCTCCCTGGGCCACGCCCTGGACTCCGGTATGGACTCGGCCATCCGCGCTATCTGGAAGCCTGTCAAGCTCGTCGGCCCCGCCCTCACCGTCCAGGCCTACCCCCAGGTGGACTCCGCCGTCGCTAAAGCCCTGGACATCGCCAGGCCCGGCGATGTCCTGGTCATGAACCGCGGCGGCGACACTCGCATCGCTAACTGGGGCGAGTTCGCCGCCATCGGCGCCATGGAAGCCGGTGTCATTGGCCTCGTCTCTGACGGCGCCGTCACCGACCAGACCGCTCTCGCCGCCCTCAAATTCCCCACCTTCGCCCGAGGCACCTCCGCTGTCACCATCAAGCGCCACGGCGTCGACGAAGGCGCCGTCAATGTTCCAGTCCACGTCGGCGGCGTGGTAGTCAGCCCCGGTGACCTCGTAATCGCTGACGACGATGGCGTAGTCGTCGCCTCTTCTAAAGACGCCGCCCGCCTCCTCAAGTTCTGCCAGGAAATGGAAAAGCGCGAAGTCTGGATGCGACAGGAGTTGCCCAAAGGCCGCAAACTCACCGACCTCCGCAAAGAATGGCCCCTGCCCAAACCCTAG